A single window of Scyliorhinus torazame isolate Kashiwa2021f chromosome 29, sScyTor2.1, whole genome shotgun sequence DNA harbors:
- the LOC140404098 gene encoding protein phosphatase 1 regulatory subunit 15B-like, which yields MAPGVAAVMVGNLLDPDCRKPHLAQVEQKSGFSHHPSSPSSNGMAAVGSRQTNGHLQKDHLDPLPGGGGVALLNLLILPGDSWTVGEGDQMESDHQKDVPSICTNPFILSITMEQTGWSRDRSLDQEDEQSLSDWLSDPEESDWSVQSEDDSSGDEQENDENEANDLWDSFFDHDPYNLMNFSSSTGHQSMDHKKPAVDSENDKLRDSYFQNTDPCNPLNTSVHTVTNGATDNRIMDGVQNTEMLEEATAASPSLCETKDCSTPTVKQGACPLQEKTLKKVRFSPVVTVHRMIVWGFAYRAARKGSWEQCARDRSRFQRRIVETEAVIASCFERDHREAVWRKLSAV from the exons ATGGCCCCAGGTGTGGCAGCAGTGATGGTGGGCAACCTGCTGGATCCTGACTGCCGTAAACCACACCTGGCACAGGTAGAGCAGAAGAGCGGCTTCAGCCACCATCCGTCTAGTCCGAGCAGCAATGGCATGGCAGCTGTGGGAAGCAGACAGACTAACGGTCACCTCCAGAAGGATCATCTTGACCCCTTGCCTGGGGGCGGAGGAGTTGCTCTCCTTAACCTGCTGATCCTACCTGGTGACTCCTGGACGGTGGGTGAAGGAGACCAGATGGAGTCTGACCATCAGAAAGACGTTCCATCCATTTGCACAAATCCATTCATTCTGTCCATCACCATGGAGCAGACGGGCTGGTCCCGAGACCGGTCATTGGATCAGGAAGATGAGCAGTCTCTTTCTGATTGGCTCAGTGACCCTGAGGAGAGTGATTGGTCTGTCCAAAGTGAAGATGATTCATCAGGTGATGAACAGGAGAATGATGAAAATGAAGCCAATGACCTTTGGGACTCTTTTTTTGACCATGATCCCTACAATCTTATGAACTTTTCCTCCTCCACTGGGCACCAGTCTATGGACCACAAGAAACCTGCTGTAGACTCTGAAAATGATAAACTGAGGGATTCATATTTTCAAAACACTGATCCTTGTAACCCACTGAATACCTCTGTCCACACTGTGACTAACGGAGCCACTGACAACAGAATAATGGATGGTGTCCAGAACACTGAGATGTTGGAGGAGGCGACAGCAGCCAGTCCCAGCCTCTGTGAAACCAAAGACTGCTCAACACCAACCGTGAAACAAGGAGCCTGTCCACTGCAGGAAAAAACTCTCAAAAAG GTCCGATTCTCTCCTGTGGTCACTGTGCACCGGATGATAGTGTGGGGTTTTGCCTATCGAGCAGCACGGAAGGGTTCGTGGGAACAGTGTGCACGGGATCGAAGTAGGTTCCAGCGCCGCATCGTGGAGACTGAAGCGGTGATTGCCTCGTGTTTTGAACGTGACCATAGGGAAGCTGTGTGGAGAAAACTTTCTGCTGTTTAA